One part of the Girardinichthys multiradiatus isolate DD_20200921_A chromosome 10, DD_fGirMul_XY1, whole genome shotgun sequence genome encodes these proteins:
- the dmc1 gene encoding meiotic recombination protein DMC1/LIM15 homolog — MKVAEDQVVEDDTGFQDDEESFFQDIDLLQKHGINMADIKKLKSVGICTVKGIQMTTRKALCNIKGLSEAKVEKIKEAAGKMLNVGFQTAFEYSAKRKQVFHITTGSQEFDKLLGGGIESMAITEAFGEFRTGKTQLSHTLCVTAQLPGEDGYSGGKIIFIDTENTFRPDRLRDIADRFGVDHDAVLDNVLYARAYTSEHQMELLDFVAAKFHEEGGVFKLLIIDSIMALFRVDFSGRGELAERQQKLAQMLSRLQKISEEYNVAVFVTNQMTADPGAGMTFQADPKKPIGGHILAHASTTRISLRKGRGEMRIAKIFDSPDMPENEATFAISGGGVTDAKE, encoded by the exons atgaaagtagCTGAGGATCAAGTTGTTGAGGATGATACAGGTTTCCAGGATGATGAG GAGTCGTTTTTTCAAGACATCGACCTTCTCCAGAAACATGGGATC AACATGGCAGATATTAAAAAGCTGAAGTCAGTAGGTATTTGCACTGTCAAAGGGATCCAGATGACCACCCGCAAAGCTCTGTGCAACATCAAGGGCCTGTCGGAGGCAAAAGTGGAGAAAATAAAGGAAGCTGCAGGAAAAATGCTG AATGTGGGCTTCCAGACTGCCTTTGAGTACAGCGCCAAGAGGAAGCAGGTGTTCCACATAACAACTGGGAGCCAAGAGTTTGA CAAGCTGTTGGGTGGAGGTATAGAGAGTATGGCTATCACAGAGGCCTTTGGAG AGTTCCGGACGGGGAAAACCCAGCTGTCTCACACACTTTGTG TCACAGCCCAGCTGCCAGGCGAGGATGGCTACTCGGGTGGAAAGATTATCTTCATTGATACGGAGAACACCTT TCGCCCAGACAGGCTGAGAGACATCGCTGACAGGTTCGGCGTGGACCATGATGCCGTGCTGGACAACGTGCTCTATGCCCGGGCCTATACCA GCGAACACCAGATGGAGCTGCTGGACTTTGTAGCAGCAAAGTTTCATGAAGAAGGAGGGGTGTTCAAACTGTTG ATCATCGACTCCATCATGGCTCTGTTCAGAGTTGACTTCTCTGGTCGTGGAGAGTTGGCCGAGCGGCAGCAGAAGCTGGCCCAGATGCTTTCAAGGCTCCAGAAGATCTCTGAAG AGTACAACGTAGCCGTGTTTGTTACCAACCAAATGACCGCGGATCCCGGAGCAGGAATGAC atttcagGCAGATCCCAAGAAGCCGATTGGTGGCCACATCCTGGCCCACGCCTCCACCACCCGTATCAGCTTGAGGAAGGGCCGTGGAGAGATGAGAATCGCTAAGATATTTGACAG CCCCGACATGCCTGAGAATGAGGCCACCTTTGCCATCTCTGGCGGAGGAGTTACTGATGCCAAGGAGTGA
- the gspt1 gene encoding eukaryotic peptide chain release factor GTP-binding subunit ERF3A, producing MDPRDTAPDSWEQEEDAEALAPAAELPAAFAALNVNAKPFVPNVNAPVFVPSFLQSSNAEMPGSDGSPEPAANMEVSDSAAPVENGNTEADMTAEEDTWEQKEEPGGGEGGGGQENLGTEEGCEEGGAAGKEDEEMMEEEEEEIPIPKVAPPPPDAPKKEHVNVVFIGHVDAGKSTIGGQIMYLTGMVDKRTLEKYEREAKEKNRETWYLSWALDTNQEERDKGKTVEVGRAYFETEKKHFTILDAPGHKSFVPNMIGGASQADLAVLVISARKGEFETGFEKGGQTREHAMLAKTAGVKHLIVLVNKMDDPTVNWSLERYEECKEKLVPFLKKVGFNPKKDIHFMPCSGLTGANLKDPVSECPWYTGLPFISHLDSLPYFNRPSDGPVRLPIVDKYKDMGTVILGKLESGSISKALQLTMMPNRHTVEVLSLLSDDVETDDAGPGENLKLRLKGIEEEEILPGFILCSPDNLCHSGRTFDAQIVIIEHKSIICPGYNAVLHIHTCIEEVQITALICLVDKKTGEKSKTRPRFVKQDQVCIARLRAAGIICLETFKDFPQMGRFTLRDEGKTIAIGKVLKLVPEKD from the exons ATGGACCCGAGAGACACAGCCCCGGATTCATGGGAGCAGGAGGAGGATGCCGAGGCCCTAGCTCCCGCAGCGGAGCTCCCAGCCGCCTTCGCTGCCCTCAATGTGAACGCCAAGCCGTTTGTCCCCAACGTGAACGCTCCAGTGTTTGTACCGAGCTTCCTCCAGTCCAGCAACGCTGAGATGCCGGGTTCAGACG GTTCCCCCGAGCCAGCTGCCAACATGGAGGTCTCAGACTCAGCCG CTCCAGTGGAGAATGGAAACACGGAGGCTGACATGACAGCAGAGGAGGACACATGGGAGCAGAAGGAGGAGCCCGGGGGAGGCGAGGGAGGCGGGGGACAGGAAAACCTTGGAACGGAGGAGGGATGCGAAGAGGGTGGGGCAGCGGGGAAAGAAGATGAGGAGAtgatggaggaggaagaggaggagataCCCATCCCTAAGGTGGCCCCGCCGCCGCCTGATGCACCCAAGAAAGAACACGTGAACGTGGTCTTCATTGGTCACGTCG ATGCTGGTAAATCAACCATTGGAGGACAGATCAT gtACCTAACTGGAATGGTGGACAAGCGAACCCTGGAAAAATATGAACGAGAAGCGAAAGAAAAGAACAGGGAGACCTG GTATTTGTCGTGGGCTCTGGACACAAATCAGGAGGAGCGAGACAAGGGAAAGACGGTGGAGGTCGGAAGAGCTTACTTTGAGACGGAGAAGAAGCATTTCACCATCCTGGATGCTCCTGGACACAAGAGCTTTGTCCCCAACATGATCGGTGGCGCGTCGCAGGCTGATCTAGCTGTTCTG GTCATTTCTGCAAGGAAAGGTGAGTTTGAGACGGGCTTCGAGAAGGGTGGACAGACGCGGGAGCACGCCATGCTAGCTAAAACAGCTGGAGTTAAACATCTAATTGTTCTGGTCAACAAGATGGATGACCCCACTGTGAACTGGAGCCTAGAAAG ATATGAAGAGTGTAAAGAAAAGCTGGTGCCATTTCTAAAGAAGGTGGGCTTCAACCCTAAGAAGGACATCCACTTCATGCCTTGCTCTGGACTCACAGGTGCCAACCTCAAAGACCCAGTGTCTGAGTGCCCCTGGTACAC GGGTTTGCCATTTATTTCCCACCTGGACAGTTTGCCATACTTCAACAGACCCAGCGATGGACCTGTCAGACTACCAATTGTGGACAAGTACAAG GATATGGGCACGGTCATCCTTGGGAAGCTGGAGTCCGGCTCCATCAGTAAAGCTCTGCAGCTGACCATGATGCCCAACAGG CACACAGTGGAGGTACTGAGCCTGCTGAGTGACGACGTGGAGACGGACGATGCCGGGCCCGGGGAGAACCTGAAGCTGCGGCTGAAAGGAATAGAGGAAGAGGAGATTCTCCCTGGGTTCATCCTCTGCAGCCCTGACAACCTGTGCCACTCTGGTCGCACCTTCGATGCACAG ATTGTCATCATTGAGCACAAGTCGATCATTTGTCCTGGTTACAACGCGGTCCTTCACATCCACACCTGCATCGAAGAAGTTCAGATCACA GCATTAATCTGCCTGGTTGACAAGAAGACGGGAGAGAAAAGCAAGACGCGACCCCGCTTTGTGAAGCAGGACCAGGTCTGCATCGCCAGGCTCCGGGCAGCAGGGATCATCTGCTTAGAGACCTTCAAAGACTTCCCTCAGATGGGACGATTCACTCTGAGAGACGAAG GTAAAACTATCGCCATAGGCAAAGTGCTGAAGCTGGTTCCAGAAAAGGACTAA